The sequence GTAGATCCAATTCGAACCATTGCAGACGCAACAGGTACCAAGAAAGAAGAAGTTAAAGATGGTTTAAAATATGGAACCTTTGCAGCTATCGGCGTTGGCCTTTTTCTTTTGTTTAGAAAGTAAATGTCTTCTGAAGTAACACAGGCAAACAATTCAATTGATCTAGTTACTTCTAGACTCCAAACTTTTTGGAAAGATTTAAAGAAGACAATTCCGGAAGCGGAACTTTTCGAAACCAAAAGATCAAATGAAAGACAAACCTATCTTTATTCTTTGGGAAGAACGAGATCCGGAGAGATAGTAACTTATGCAACTGCTGGTAACTCTCCACATAATCATGGTTTAGCTTTTGATATTAAGAATATAAATTTTTCAAACAGGGAAAAAGACATCAGAGACCTATTGAGTAAAAACTCAGATATAGCATGGGGAATGGACTTTTGGAGAATCGACACAAAGAACAAGAAGAAAGTTAAGTTTCCAGATCCTGCACATTTTCAAATCAAGAATTGGAAAAGTTTAGTTCCGGGATTAAATAGCAAGATAGTCTTCCCTCTAGTCGCAATCATTGGTATTTCAATTTATAGTTTAAGAGGTAAGCGAAAATGAAAGGTCGAGTTTATGTTTATGTACCAACAAACAAAAAGTACAACTACCCAACGGTAGAAGGACTATTGTATAACACTCAAGAGAAAAGATTTTCTTTTCTTTCGGAAATTGACTCAAGCGGAAAAGCAATTGGGGAAACAGTGGGAAAAGCTATTCGGGATTTTCAAACAAAGAATCCAGGAGTAGGAATCATTAAAGTTGAAACCAAACCAATTTCAACCACTACCACAACACAAAATCCACCAAAAACAAATGTGACCACAACTCAAACGAACACAAAGGAGAAATCCGGATCTAATGTTCTTTTAGTTATAGCAGCGATTGCAGCCGGATTTTTCTTCTAGTTAAAAAATGGATTCTTATACCGATCATCTTTTAACTAGAACGGATTATCTTTCTCAAAGAGATAATATAAATCCTTACTTCATCGAGGACGAGAAAGTTTTTGATAAGAAAGGAAAGTATCTCTTTGATTTGGATGATTTTGAAAAATACGAACACTTGC is a genomic window of Leptospira brenneri containing:
- a CDS encoding M15 family metallopeptidase, with translation MSSEVTQANNSIDLVTSRLQTFWKDLKKTIPEAELFETKRSNERQTYLYSLGRTRSGEIVTYATAGNSPHNHGLAFDIKNINFSNREKDIRDLLSKNSDIAWGMDFWRIDTKNKKKVKFPDPAHFQIKNWKSLVPGLNSKIVFPLVAIIGISIYSLRGKRK